A DNA window from Thermogemmata fonticola contains the following coding sequences:
- a CDS encoding twin-arginine translocation signal domain-containing protein, which produces MSSSGNGETQAARRQFVQGVIWTVLAAALALGLLAYALQPENPKADFYYLAAALAALAALVNGWSAYQGYRRARRPSPPAASPPASSD; this is translated from the coding sequence ATGAGTTCATCGGGAAACGGTGAGACGCAAGCGGCCCGGCGCCAATTCGTCCAGGGCGTGATCTGGACCGTGCTGGCGGCGGCCCTGGCCCTCGGCCTTTTGGCCTACGCCCTCCAACCGGAGAACCCCAAGGCGGACTTTTACTACCTGGCGGCGGCCCTGGCCGCTCTGGCCGCCCTGGTCAATGGCTGGTCCGCCTATCAGGGGTATCGCCGCGCACGCAGGCCCTCTCCGCCCGCTGCTTCGCCCCCGGCTTCCTCCGATTAG
- a CDS encoding KamA family radical SAM protein: MFELDARRSLAPAVPTPALASEEEEPPSRPRRHPTWHDVPEEQWQDWRWQMQHAIRSVRQLRRLLRLSREELEAIGRLEGDYKMAIPPYYFSLIDPDDPQDPIRLQSVPSAQEAESASGYALTDPLEEDKDSPVPGLTHRYPDRVLLLTTPNCSMYCRFCTRKRATLTRGGWEAIHPNDERMIDYIRRHPQVRDVIVSGGDPLTLPLPKLRYYLEQLREIPHVDVVRIGTRVPVTLPQRLFDPELIELLESAEKVYVHTHFNHPREITPEASRACRALIKAGIPVNNHTVLLRGVNDDLAIMRELIRGLLRIKVRPYYLFHCDPVVGAGHFRTSIWKGLEIIEGLRGHVSGIGIPTYVVDSPHGGGKIPLMPNYLVSMSDDAVVLRNYEGLLIRYQAEDKPATIRPTATQGVSALLQGDQSVLVPEGNERMARRRASTSRKSRRKGAATGTRSTSSKAAPRIPLPLVPDPAHS, encoded by the coding sequence ATGTTCGAGCTTGATGCTCGCCGTTCGTTGGCTCCGGCCGTTCCTACGCCCGCGCTGGCGTCCGAGGAAGAGGAACCTCCGAGTCGTCCGCGGCGCCATCCCACCTGGCACGATGTCCCGGAAGAGCAATGGCAGGACTGGCGCTGGCAGATGCAGCATGCCATCCGTTCGGTGCGGCAGTTGCGCCGCCTGCTCCGCCTCAGCCGGGAGGAACTCGAAGCCATTGGCCGCCTGGAAGGCGACTACAAAATGGCCATCCCGCCCTACTACTTCTCCCTCATCGATCCGGACGATCCCCAAGACCCCATCCGTTTGCAATCCGTCCCCTCGGCGCAGGAAGCGGAGTCGGCCTCCGGCTACGCCCTGACCGATCCGCTGGAGGAAGATAAGGACTCGCCCGTGCCCGGCCTCACCCATCGCTATCCCGACCGGGTGCTGCTTTTGACCACGCCGAACTGCTCGATGTACTGCCGCTTCTGCACCCGCAAGCGGGCCACGCTCACCCGCGGCGGCTGGGAAGCCATCCATCCCAATGACGAACGGATGATCGACTACATTCGGCGGCATCCCCAGGTGCGTGATGTCATCGTCTCCGGCGGCGATCCGCTCACCCTCCCCCTGCCCAAGCTGCGCTATTACCTGGAACAGTTGCGGGAGATTCCCCACGTTGATGTCGTGCGCATCGGCACGCGCGTGCCGGTGACCTTGCCCCAGCGCCTCTTCGATCCGGAACTGATTGAACTGCTGGAGTCCGCGGAGAAGGTGTACGTCCACACCCATTTCAATCATCCGCGGGAGATCACGCCGGAGGCGAGCCGGGCCTGCCGGGCCTTGATCAAAGCCGGCATTCCCGTCAACAATCACACGGTGCTGCTGCGTGGAGTCAACGACGATCTGGCGATCATGCGGGAATTGATCCGCGGCCTGCTTCGGATCAAAGTCCGCCCCTACTATCTGTTCCACTGCGATCCGGTGGTGGGGGCTGGGCACTTCCGCACCAGCATCTGGAAAGGGCTGGAGATCATCGAAGGGCTGCGAGGACATGTCAGCGGCATCGGCATCCCCACCTATGTGGTGGACAGCCCGCACGGCGGAGGAAAGATTCCGCTGATGCCGAATTATCTGGTGTCGATGTCGGACGACGCGGTGGTGCTGCGCAATTACGAAGGGCTGCTGATTCGCTATCAAGCGGAGGACAAGCCGGCGACGATTCGACCCACGGCCACGCAAGGGGTGAGTGCCTTGCTGCAAGGGGACCAGTCGGTGCTGGTGCCGGAGGGGAACGAGCGGATGGCCCGGCGGCGGGCGTCCACGAGCCGCAAATCCCGGCGCAAAGGCGCAGCCACCGGCACACGCAGCACCAGCAGCAAAGCCGCGCCGCGCATCCCGCTGCCGCTGGTCCCCGATCCCGCCCACTCCTAG
- a CDS encoding macro domain-containing protein, translated as MGKGLASRAKYQFPDVYVYYQDCCRTRRLAAGKPCLYKRESSLDEDLADLSTPQDIPNAIKWFLLFATKRRWRDNSRIEDIEAGLAWFRDHFRAEGVKSVAFPALGCGLGGLRWEQVGPLMCRYLHDLGIDVAIYLPREREIDEQYLSEKYLLGE; from the coding sequence ATGGGCAAAGGATTGGCCTCGCGCGCCAAGTATCAGTTCCCCGACGTCTACGTTTACTACCAGGACTGTTGCCGAACGCGGCGCTTGGCGGCGGGCAAACCCTGCCTCTACAAGCGGGAAAGCTCCCTGGACGAAGACCTGGCCGATCTCTCCACCCCCCAGGACATCCCCAATGCCATCAAATGGTTCCTGCTCTTTGCCACCAAGCGGAGATGGCGCGACAATTCTCGAATCGAAGACATCGAAGCCGGCCTCGCTTGGTTCCGCGATCACTTCCGGGCAGAAGGGGTGAAGTCTGTCGCCTTCCCGGCCCTCGGTTGCGGCTTGGGAGGACTCCGCTGGGAACAGGTCGGACCGTTGATGTGTCGGTACCTCCACGATCTCGGCATCGACGTCGCCATCTACCTGCCCCGCGAACGCGAAATCGACGAGCAATACCTCAGCGAAAAATACCTGCTCGGCGAGTGA
- a CDS encoding TIGR02996 domain-containing protein, whose protein sequence is MREREVPEPFVVEPWWGRFGSTALTLLRQIAKQPLDPLPRLILADFLEENGAPARAEFIHLQVQHMILDLIGNQVGDAGAKALAQSPYLQNLAFWAYRTIRLALKVRRRCGIRRICGSVRSSMRRRGENKCRNDFVNSKPRIVK, encoded by the coding sequence ATGCGGGAGCGTGAGGTGCCGGAGCCGTTTGTGGTGGAGCCGTGGTGGGGACGGTTTGGGTCCACTGCACTGACACTATTGCGTCAGATCGCCAAACAGCCATTGGACCCGTTGCCCCGTCTAATTCTGGCCGATTTTCTCGAAGAAAATGGCGCCCCGGCGCGAGCCGAGTTCATTCATCTTCAGGTGCAACACATGATACTGGACCTGATTGGGAATCAGGTCGGCGACGCTGGCGCGAAGGCGTTGGCGCAATCGCCCTACCTGCAGAACTTGGCCTTTTGGGCCTATAGGACAATACGATTAGCACTGAAGGTCAGGAGGCGTTGCGGAATTCGCCGTATCTGCGGCAGTGTAAGGTCGTCTATGAGGCGGCGGGGTGAGAACAAATGTAGAAATGATTTTGTGAACAGTAAACCTCGGATTGTCAAATAG
- a CDS encoding sulfatase family protein, which yields MRYEHEVGARRRGRRAGGGTWVWGLAVAGLLAAAAPVLAGGEAAASAAQRPNILFFFADDWGRYASVYAAHEAAPAGLCQVLRTPNIDAVARRGVVFRHAFVPAPSCTPCRSSLLTGRYFFQTGRAAILQGAQWEESLPAVPLLLREAGYTIGKTGKVWSPGTPADAPFGGQRFAYQQAGMAFQRFSQQAMQAVEQGASVEQAKARLLQQADENFAAFLRQRQAGEPFFYWFGPTNTHRSWARGSGKKLWGIDPDALQGRLPPFLPDVPEVREDLADYLGEVQALDSLLGVLLKRLEQAGEAERTIVVLSGDHGGPGFPRGKCNLYDFGTAVALIVAGPGIPGGRTVDDFVNLMDLAPTFLELGGVPVPKGTAGRSLLPILRSDRSGQVDPSRTWVITGRERHVADARAGNRPYPQRALRTREWLYIRNYAPDRWPMGDPKAAARTPLPSWDVLANDTFAAFADLDAGPTKAWLILHGHEERWQPFFRLAFDKRPAEELYDLRHDPYQMKNLAQDPRYDAPRHKLAQELERRLRAADDPRLVEADCRFERPPFTDPAPPPKKKK from the coding sequence ATGAGGTACGAGCATGAGGTTGGGGCCAGGCGGCGGGGGCGGCGTGCCGGTGGGGGGACTTGGGTCTGGGGTCTGGCAGTCGCCGGGCTGCTGGCGGCGGCTGCGCCGGTGTTAGCAGGAGGGGAAGCGGCGGCGAGCGCGGCCCAGCGGCCGAACATCCTCTTCTTTTTCGCAGACGATTGGGGCCGGTATGCTTCGGTGTATGCCGCCCACGAAGCAGCGCCGGCGGGCTTGTGCCAGGTGCTGCGCACGCCGAACATCGACGCGGTGGCGCGTCGGGGGGTAGTCTTCCGCCATGCTTTTGTGCCGGCGCCGTCCTGCACGCCGTGCCGCAGTTCCCTGCTGACGGGCCGATACTTTTTCCAGACCGGACGAGCCGCCATACTGCAAGGGGCGCAATGGGAGGAAAGCTTGCCGGCGGTGCCGTTGCTGTTGCGTGAGGCGGGGTACACGATCGGCAAGACGGGGAAGGTGTGGAGTCCGGGCACGCCCGCGGATGCCCCCTTTGGCGGGCAGCGCTTCGCCTATCAGCAAGCGGGGATGGCCTTCCAGCGCTTCTCTCAGCAGGCGATGCAGGCGGTGGAACAAGGGGCGAGCGTGGAACAGGCCAAGGCGCGGCTGCTCCAGCAGGCGGACGAAAACTTTGCGGCGTTTTTGCGGCAGCGCCAGGCGGGGGAGCCGTTTTTCTACTGGTTCGGCCCGACGAACACGCACCGCTCCTGGGCCCGCGGCTCCGGGAAAAAGCTCTGGGGCATCGACCCGGACGCGCTGCAAGGCCGCCTGCCGCCGTTTCTGCCCGATGTGCCGGAAGTCCGGGAGGACCTGGCGGACTACCTGGGGGAAGTGCAGGCGCTCGATAGCCTGCTCGGTGTTCTGCTGAAGCGGCTGGAACAAGCCGGGGAGGCGGAGCGGACCATCGTGGTGCTCAGCGGCGATCACGGCGGGCCGGGCTTCCCCCGTGGCAAATGCAACCTTTACGACTTCGGCACGGCGGTGGCCCTGATCGTCGCCGGCCCCGGCATCCCCGGCGGGCGGACCGTCGATGACTTCGTCAACCTCATGGACCTGGCCCCGACATTTCTCGAGCTCGGCGGCGTGCCCGTGCCCAAAGGCACCGCGGGACGCTCCCTGCTGCCCATCCTGCGCAGCGACCGTAGCGGGCAGGTCGATCCCAGCCGCACCTGGGTCATCACCGGTCGGGAGCGCCACGTGGCCGATGCCCGCGCCGGCAACCGGCCCTATCCCCAACGGGCTTTGCGCACACGGGAGTGGCTCTACATTCGCAACTACGCACCGGACCGCTGGCCGATGGGCGACCCCAAAGCCGCCGCCCGCACCCCCCTGCCCTCCTGGGACGTGCTCGCCAACGACACCTTCGCCGCCTTCGCTGACCTCGACGCCGGACCCACCAAAGCCTGGCTCATCCTCCACGGCCACGAGGAACGCTGGCAACCCTTCTTCCGCCTCGCCTTCGACAAACGGCCCGCCGAGGAACTCTACGACCTCCGCCACGACCCCTACCAGATGAAAAACCTGGCCCAGGACCCCCGCTACGACGCCCCACGGCACAAGCTAGCCCAGGAACTCGAACGCCGCCTGCGCGCAGCGGACGACCCCCGCCTCGTGGAAGCCGACTGCCGCTTTGAACGCCCCCCCTTCACGGACCCCGCCCCGCCTCCCAAGAAGAAAAAGTAG